One genomic region from Pseudomonas sp. R5-89-07 encodes:
- the galU gene encoding UTP--glucose-1-phosphate uridylyltransferase GalU — MIKKCLFPAAGYGTRFLPATKAMPKEMLPVVNKPLIQYGVEEALDAGLNEISIVTGRGKRALEDHFDISYELENQIKGTDKEKYLVGIRKLLDECSFSYTRQTQMKGLGHAILTGRPLIGDEPFAVVLADDLCVNLEGDGVLTQMVKLYQKYRCTIVAVMEVNPTETNKYGVIAGDDIGDGLIRVRDMVEKPAPEDAPSNLAIIGRYILTPDIFKLIEETEPGKGGEIQITDALLKQAKDGCVIAYKFKGQRFDCGGAEGYIEATNFCYEHFYKTGKAY, encoded by the coding sequence ATGATCAAGAAATGCTTGTTCCCAGCAGCCGGTTACGGCACTCGCTTCCTGCCAGCGACCAAAGCCATGCCCAAAGAGATGCTGCCGGTGGTGAACAAGCCACTGATTCAGTACGGCGTCGAAGAGGCACTGGATGCCGGCCTGAACGAAATTTCCATCGTGACCGGCCGTGGCAAGCGCGCGCTGGAAGACCACTTCGACATCAGCTATGAGCTGGAAAACCAGATCAAGGGCACCGACAAGGAAAAATACCTGGTCGGCATTCGCAAGCTGCTGGACGAATGCTCGTTCTCCTATACCCGTCAGACTCAGATGAAAGGCCTCGGCCACGCCATCCTGACCGGTCGCCCGCTGATCGGCGACGAACCGTTCGCCGTGGTACTGGCCGATGACCTGTGTGTGAACCTGGAAGGCGACGGTGTGCTGACCCAGATGGTCAAGCTCTACCAGAAATACCGCTGCACCATCGTCGCGGTGATGGAAGTCAACCCGACAGAAACCAATAAGTACGGCGTGATCGCCGGCGACGACATTGGTGATGGCCTGATCCGCGTGCGTGACATGGTCGAGAAACCTGCGCCGGAAGATGCACCGTCGAACCTGGCGATCATCGGTCGTTACATCCTGACCCCGGACATCTTCAAGCTGATCGAAGAAACCGAGCCAGGCAAAGGCGGCGAGATCCAGATCACCGACGCCCTGCTCAAGCAAGCCAAAGACGGTTGCGTGATTGCCTACAAGTTCAAAGGCCAGCGTTTCGACTGCGGTGGTGCTGAAGGCTACATCGAAGCCACCAACTTCTGCTACGAGCACTTCTACAAGACTGGCAAGGCTTACTGA
- a CDS encoding DUF1883 domain-containing protein yields MKFIHQREHLNEGDIVVIECSQTCNIRLMSDANFRSFKNGGRHTYHGGAFDKFPAKITAPSTGFWNITLDVVTRRAISVTRKPALSHKIRIVRRTSTKLS; encoded by the coding sequence ATGAAATTTATCCACCAGCGTGAGCACCTTAACGAGGGAGACATTGTTGTCATCGAATGCTCGCAGACCTGTAATATTCGTCTGATGAGCGATGCGAATTTTCGTAGTTTCAAGAACGGCGGCCGCCATACCTACCACGGCGGCGCGTTCGACAAATTCCCGGCCAAGATCACCGCACCCAGCACCGGTTTCTGGAACATTACGTTGGATGTGGTCACGCGCCGCGCCATCAGCGTTACCCGCAAACCTGCACTGTCCCACAAGATTCGCATCGTTCGTCGCACCAGCACCAAGCTGAGCTGA
- a CDS encoding DNA-binding protein has translation MARGGINKAVVQTARLAILARGENPSIDAVRIEMGNTGSKTTIHRYLKELDESETRQTITEAPIDDELGELVARLAQRLKEKAQEPIDLALAQFEQQKSALLTQLQALQETHDLLQQQFDIQASALAEESAALQTASTSLQTEQTRNAGLSQACSDYELRISDKDEQIRSLEDKHLHARDALEHYRNAVKDQREQEQRRHEGQLQQVQAELRQAQQSALARQDEITQLHRDNERLLIEHRVTAKELNALQEQVRKDQALRIELNEKISQVDSERTLLQERLRVALLESQTRQTALAEHQQANKALELDLIKAQAHIEALRLAAVVATAPEATAET, from the coding sequence ATGGCTCGCGGCGGCATAAACAAAGCAGTAGTTCAGACGGCACGCCTGGCGATCCTCGCTCGTGGCGAAAACCCCAGCATCGATGCCGTACGCATTGAGATGGGCAATACCGGCTCGAAAACCACCATTCATCGCTACCTGAAGGAGCTGGACGAAAGCGAAACCCGGCAAACCATCACCGAAGCGCCCATCGACGATGAGCTGGGTGAACTGGTGGCACGGCTCGCACAGCGCCTGAAAGAAAAGGCCCAGGAGCCCATCGACCTCGCCCTGGCGCAGTTTGAGCAGCAGAAAAGCGCCCTGCTCACCCAGCTTCAAGCGCTGCAGGAAACCCATGACCTGTTGCAGCAGCAGTTCGATATCCAGGCCAGCGCCCTCGCCGAGGAAAGCGCCGCCCTGCAAACCGCCAGCACCAGTCTGCAGACCGAGCAAACGCGCAATGCCGGGCTAAGCCAGGCGTGCAGTGATTACGAACTGAGGATCAGCGACAAGGACGAACAGATCCGCTCCCTGGAAGACAAGCACCTGCACGCCCGCGATGCGCTTGAGCACTACCGCAATGCAGTCAAGGATCAGCGCGAGCAGGAACAGCGTCGCCATGAAGGTCAGTTGCAGCAGGTGCAGGCCGAACTGCGCCAGGCCCAGCAGAGCGCACTGGCGCGTCAGGATGAGATCACCCAGCTGCATCGAGACAACGAACGCTTGTTGATCGAGCATCGGGTAACTGCGAAGGAGCTGAACGCACTGCAGGAGCAAGTGCGCAAAGATCAGGCCTTGCGCATCGAGTTGAACGAGAAGATCAGCCAGGTCGACAGCGAGCGCACGCTGCTGCAGGAGCGCCTGCGGGTTGCGCTATTGGAAAGCCAGACACGCCAGACGGCGTTGGCTGAACATCAACAGGCCAACAAAGCGCTGGAACTGGACCTGATCAAGGCCCAGGCGCACATTGAAGCGTTGCGTCTGGCCGCCGTCGTTGCAACGGCGCCAGAGGCAACGGCCGAGACCTGA
- a CDS encoding c-type cytochrome, translating to MKAIILMTILIALPTHAATITMEDQSQLHAAPHPDASAFEPPQESELPDNAYGKMVRQGYALFVDTKRLAPQFVGNGLNCSNCHLDQGRMANSAPLWGAYPMYPAYRKKNDKVNTFAERLQGCFQFSMNGGTPPAADSPEITALSVYAYWLSSKAPLGVELPGRGYPEVTQPAKGYDLAQGAQVYTGQCAVCHGAEGQGQKVGEAYVMPPLWGKDSYNWGAGMHRINTAASFIKHKMPLGKIGSLSDQQAWDVAAYINSHERPQDPRLVEGSIEKTRIKFHANDGVNLYGQTVDGVLIGQGIR from the coding sequence ATGAAAGCGATCATATTGATGACGATACTGATTGCATTGCCCACCCATGCGGCAACGATCACCATGGAAGACCAATCGCAATTGCACGCCGCGCCGCATCCCGATGCTTCTGCCTTCGAGCCCCCTCAAGAAAGTGAGTTGCCGGACAATGCCTACGGCAAGATGGTCAGGCAGGGTTACGCGCTGTTCGTGGACACCAAGCGCCTGGCACCGCAGTTTGTGGGCAACGGCCTCAACTGCAGCAACTGCCACTTGGATCAAGGCCGCATGGCCAACTCGGCGCCATTGTGGGGCGCGTACCCCATGTACCCGGCGTATCGCAAGAAAAACGACAAGGTCAATACCTTTGCCGAGCGCTTGCAGGGCTGTTTCCAGTTCAGCATGAATGGCGGTACACCTCCGGCGGCGGACAGCCCCGAGATAACGGCGCTGTCGGTGTATGCCTACTGGCTCTCAAGTAAAGCGCCCTTGGGGGTCGAGTTGCCGGGGCGTGGCTATCCCGAGGTAACGCAACCGGCCAAGGGTTACGACCTGGCCCAGGGCGCGCAGGTGTACACAGGGCAATGTGCGGTATGCCATGGCGCTGAAGGGCAGGGCCAGAAAGTCGGAGAGGCGTATGTCATGCCGCCGTTGTGGGGCAAGGATTCCTACAACTGGGGCGCCGGCATGCATCGGATCAACACGGCCGCCTCCTTCATCAAGCACAAGATGCCATTGGGCAAGATCGGCAGCTTGAGCGATCAGCAGGCGTGGGACGTTGCGGCGTACATCAACAGTCACGAGCGACCACAGGACCCGAGGCTGGTTGAGGGGTCGATAGAGAAGACCCGCATCAAGTTTCACGCCAATGATGGGGTCAATCTCTATGGCCAGACGGTAGACGGCGTGTTGATTGGGCAAGGCATCCGCTAA
- the modB gene encoding molybdate ABC transporter permease subunit → MPLTSADFSAIWLTVKLASLTTVILLVIGTPIALWLSHTRSGWRGPIGAIVALPLVLPPTVIGFYLLLAMGPHGYVGQFTQWLGLGTLTFSFAGLMIGSVIYSMPFVVQPLQNAFSAIGTRPLEVAATLRAGPLDTFFTVILPLARPGFVTASILGFAHTVGEFGVVLMIGGNIPDKTRVVSVQIYDHVEAMEYAQAHWLAGAMVVFAFLVLLALYSSRKTKLGWS, encoded by the coding sequence ATGCCGCTGACGAGCGCTGACTTTTCCGCGATCTGGCTGACGGTCAAACTGGCGTCACTGACCACGGTGATCCTGTTGGTGATCGGTACACCGATTGCCCTGTGGCTGTCGCACACCCGGTCCGGGTGGCGCGGCCCCATCGGCGCGATAGTCGCTTTGCCATTGGTGCTGCCGCCGACGGTCATCGGCTTTTACCTGCTGTTGGCCATGGGACCCCATGGCTACGTGGGCCAGTTCACCCAGTGGCTGGGCCTGGGCACCCTGACCTTCAGCTTCGCCGGGCTGATGATCGGCTCGGTGATCTATTCCATGCCCTTCGTCGTGCAACCGTTGCAGAATGCGTTCTCGGCGATCGGCACGCGCCCGCTGGAAGTGGCCGCAACCTTGCGCGCCGGTCCCCTGGATACGTTTTTTACGGTGATCCTGCCGCTGGCACGCCCTGGTTTTGTGACCGCGTCGATTTTGGGTTTCGCCCATACCGTCGGCGAGTTCGGCGTGGTGCTGATGATCGGCGGCAATATCCCCGACAAGACCCGTGTGGTGTCGGTACAGATCTACGACCACGTCGAAGCCATGGAATATGCCCAGGCTCACTGGCTTGCCGGTGCGATGGTGGTGTTCGCGTTTCTCGTGTTGCTGGCGCTCTATTCCAGCCGTAAAACCAAGCTGGGCTGGAGCTGA
- a CDS encoding nitronate monooxygenase family protein, with the protein MSTWPDTRILDLLGIDLPIIQAPMAGATTTAMVIAASQAGALGSMPAAALSIEQLREALTVIRQASTGPLNVNFFCHQAPGADEERDRRWKALLEPYYRELGADFDAPTPLSNRAPFNEAACEVVETFRPEVVSFHFGLPEKSLLDRVKATGAKVLSSATTVEEAIWLEENGCDAVIAMGIEAGGHRGMFLSDDLNSQIGLMALLPQIVDAVSVPVIAAGGIADARGMAAAFALGASAVQIGTAYLFTPEASVSASHHHALRHAQASETALTNLFTGRPARGIINRVMRELGAIHPAAPAFPRAGGALMPLKAKDEAGFSNLWAGQALRLGKERSTYDLTRQLAEQTLAKLR; encoded by the coding sequence ATGAGCACCTGGCCAGACACGCGCATTCTCGACCTGCTGGGCATCGACCTGCCCATCATCCAGGCCCCCATGGCGGGAGCCACCACCACCGCCATGGTCATCGCCGCCAGCCAGGCCGGCGCGCTGGGCTCCATGCCCGCAGCGGCGCTGAGCATCGAGCAACTGCGCGAGGCGTTGACCGTCATCCGCCAAGCCAGCACAGGGCCACTCAACGTCAACTTTTTCTGTCATCAGGCGCCGGGAGCCGATGAAGAGCGCGACCGCCGCTGGAAAGCCTTGCTGGAACCCTACTACCGCGAACTGGGCGCCGATTTTGATGCGCCAACCCCTCTATCCAATCGTGCCCCCTTCAATGAGGCGGCGTGTGAAGTGGTTGAAACCTTTCGCCCTGAGGTGGTCAGTTTCCACTTTGGTCTGCCGGAAAAGTCCTTGCTGGACCGGGTAAAAGCCACCGGTGCCAAGGTGCTGTCATCGGCCACGACAGTGGAGGAAGCAATCTGGCTGGAAGAAAACGGTTGTGACGCCGTGATTGCAATGGGCATTGAAGCCGGTGGGCACCGCGGGATGTTTCTCAGTGACGACCTCAACAGCCAGATCGGCTTGATGGCGCTGCTGCCGCAAATCGTCGATGCCGTCAGCGTGCCGGTGATCGCGGCCGGTGGTATCGCTGATGCACGCGGGATGGCCGCAGCCTTTGCCCTGGGGGCCTCGGCGGTGCAGATCGGCACGGCGTATCTGTTTACCCCCGAAGCCAGCGTCAGCGCTTCCCATCACCATGCGTTGCGACATGCCCAGGCCAGTGAAACGGCGCTTACCAACCTGTTCACCGGGCGCCCGGCGCGGGGCATTATCAATCGCGTAATGCGTGAGCTGGGTGCGATCCACCCCGCTGCACCGGCGTTTCCAAGGGCGGGAGGCGCATTGATGCCCCTCAAGGCCAAGGACGAAGCGGGTTTCAGCAACCTGTGGGCAGGCCAGGCCCTGCGCCTGGGTAAGGAACGTTCAACTTATGACCTGACCCGCCAGCTGGCTGAACAGACGTTAGCCAAACTGCGCTAG
- the modC gene encoding molybdenum ABC transporter ATP-binding protein, with the protein MIEVRLHLKYSGFALDVELQLPGRGVTALYGPSGSGKTSCLRGIAGLERADDGFVQVNDEVWQDSRNGRFVPPHKRALGYVFQEASLFPHLSVRANLEFGLKRIPRAQRRVEMAHATELLGIAHLLERNPQHLSGGERQRVGIARALLTSPQLLLMDEPLAALDSQRKNEILPYLERLHDELDIPVLYVSHAQDEVARLADHLVLLSEGKVLASGPIGETLARLDLPLARGDDAGVIITGSVIGYDAHYQLLTLQLPGSPLQIRVAHTPMALGKQLRVKIQARDVSLSHQAQEHSSILNRLPVTVIQDVAADNSAHVLVRLDVAGTPLLARITRFSRDQLQVQPGQVLWAQIKAVAVLA; encoded by the coding sequence ATGATTGAAGTACGCCTGCACCTTAAATATTCCGGTTTTGCGCTGGATGTGGAGCTGCAATTGCCCGGCCGTGGTGTCACCGCGCTTTACGGCCCGTCCGGGTCTGGCAAGACCAGTTGCCTGCGCGGTATCGCCGGCTTGGAGCGCGCCGATGACGGGTTTGTGCAGGTCAACGATGAGGTCTGGCAGGACAGCCGTAACGGGCGGTTCGTGCCGCCGCATAAGCGCGCCTTGGGCTATGTATTCCAGGAAGCGAGCCTGTTTCCTCATCTTTCGGTGCGGGCCAATCTTGAGTTCGGCCTCAAGCGCATCCCACGCGCGCAGCGGCGCGTGGAGATGGCTCACGCCACTGAGTTGCTGGGCATCGCTCATCTGCTTGAGCGCAACCCGCAACACCTCTCTGGCGGTGAGCGCCAGCGCGTCGGCATCGCCCGTGCGTTGCTCACCAGCCCCCAGTTGCTGCTGATGGATGAACCCTTGGCAGCGCTCGACAGCCAGCGCAAGAACGAAATCCTGCCTTACCTTGAACGCCTGCACGACGAACTGGATATCCCGGTGCTGTACGTCAGCCATGCCCAGGACGAAGTGGCGCGGCTGGCCGACCACTTGGTCTTGCTCAGCGAAGGCAAGGTGTTGGCCAGCGGGCCAATCGGCGAAACCCTGGCGCGGCTCGACCTGCCCCTGGCGCGGGGCGACGATGCCGGTGTGATCATCACCGGCAGCGTGATCGGCTATGACGCTCATTATCAGTTGCTCACCCTGCAACTGCCCGGTAGCCCATTGCAGATACGCGTGGCCCACACGCCGATGGCATTGGGCAAACAGTTGCGGGTAAAAATTCAGGCACGGGATGTGAGCCTCAGCCACCAGGCGCAAGAACACAGCAGCATCCTCAACCGCCTGCCGGTGACGGTCATCCAGGACGTTGCAGCGGATAACAGCGCTCATGTGCTGGTGCGCCTGGATGTCGCTGGCACACCGTTGCTGGCGCGCATCACGCGGTTCTCGCGGGACCAGTTGCAGGTGCAGCCGGGGCAGGTGTTATGGGCGCAGATCAAGGCGGTGGCGGTGCTGGCCTAA
- a CDS encoding c-type cytochrome, producing MKSLERALVGGALWLLLGNAYALDGNKIFTDGGSRPGAMPCVACHGADGLGLAAAGFPRLAGLSAQYVSKQLADFASGARSNAVMQPLAKALTEAEIAALSDAVAVMPAPLTAKAPRSLMPENPVEKLALQGAWERQIPACASCHGPGGVGVGDAFPPLAGQPAAYLAAQLNAWQNGARRNDPNDLMGHIAKSMTADEVQAVARYFASLPVEAKP from the coding sequence ATGAAGTCTCTGGAACGAGCACTGGTGGGAGGCGCGTTATGGTTGTTGTTGGGTAACGCCTATGCACTCGATGGCAACAAGATTTTTACTGATGGCGGTTCGCGGCCCGGTGCAATGCCCTGTGTTGCCTGCCATGGCGCTGATGGACTGGGGCTTGCCGCAGCAGGCTTTCCCAGGCTGGCGGGTTTATCGGCGCAATACGTAAGCAAGCAATTGGCAGACTTTGCCAGTGGAGCGCGAAGTAATGCGGTGATGCAGCCGTTGGCCAAGGCGCTCACTGAGGCAGAAATCGCAGCGCTCAGCGACGCCGTCGCCGTAATGCCTGCACCACTTACCGCTAAGGCTCCCCGCAGCTTAATGCCTGAAAATCCGGTCGAAAAGCTGGCCCTGCAAGGCGCATGGGAACGACAGATTCCCGCGTGCGCCAGTTGCCACGGCCCCGGCGGTGTCGGCGTGGGGGATGCATTTCCACCGCTGGCCGGCCAGCCGGCTGCCTATCTGGCAGCGCAATTGAACGCCTGGCAGAACGGCGCGCGGCGCAATGACCCCAATGACCTGATGGGGCATATCGCCAAATCCATGACTGCGGATGAGGTGCAGGCCGTGGCCCGCTACTTCGCCTCATTGCCCGTGGAGGCCAAGCCATGA
- the ada gene encoding bifunctional DNA-binding transcriptional regulator/O6-methylguanine-DNA methyltransferase Ada, translating to MNNPLDPRWAAIVARDAKADGLFVYGVKTTGVYCRPSSASRLPRPENIEFFDTPAQAEAAGYRPSRRATGDQTQLAAHHGQLVADACRQIEQAETPPALAALARQAGLSPFHFHRVFKAVTGLTPKGYASALRSRKVRDGLKGAQSVTATLYDAGFNSNSRFYEAAEQLLGMKPRDYKAGGANNLIRFAVGQCSLGAILVAQSQRGVCAILLGDDPETLVQDLQDQFPKAELVGADRNFEHLIAQVVGFIEAPGLGLDLPLDLRGTAFQQRVWLALREIPVGSTASYAQIAQRIGAPGSSRAVAQACGANRLAVAIPCHRVVRSDGALSGYRWGVERKRTLLERETPG from the coding sequence ATGAACAACCCACTAGACCCGCGCTGGGCCGCCATTGTCGCCCGGGATGCCAAGGCCGATGGCCTGTTTGTCTACGGCGTGAAAACCACCGGTGTGTATTGCCGCCCCAGCAGCGCTTCACGTTTGCCGCGCCCGGAAAACATCGAATTCTTCGACACCCCGGCACAAGCCGAGGCGGCGGGTTATCGCCCCAGCCGCCGCGCCACCGGCGACCAGACCCAACTGGCCGCGCACCATGGCCAGCTGGTAGCCGATGCGTGCCGCCAGATAGAACAGGCCGAAACACCCCCTGCCCTTGCGGCCCTCGCCCGCCAGGCCGGCCTGAGCCCGTTCCATTTCCATCGCGTGTTCAAAGCCGTCACTGGCCTCACGCCCAAGGGTTACGCCAGCGCCCTGCGCTCGCGCAAGGTACGTGATGGCCTCAAGGGCGCGCAGTCGGTCACCGCGACGCTATACGACGCCGGCTTCAATTCCAACAGCCGCTTTTATGAAGCGGCTGAGCAATTGCTCGGCATGAAACCGCGCGATTACAAGGCCGGCGGCGCCAATAACCTGATACGTTTTGCCGTAGGCCAATGCTCGCTCGGGGCGATTCTGGTGGCACAGAGTCAGCGCGGCGTGTGTGCAATTTTGCTGGGTGATGACCCGGAAACCCTGGTGCAGGACCTGCAGGACCAGTTCCCCAAAGCCGAACTGGTGGGCGCAGATCGCAATTTCGAACACCTGATCGCCCAGGTCGTGGGTTTTATCGAAGCCCCCGGCCTGGGCCTGGATTTGCCGCTGGATTTGCGCGGTACGGCCTTCCAGCAGCGGGTATGGCTGGCGCTACGGGAGATTCCGGTGGGCAGCACCGCCAGCTACGCGCAGATTGCCCAGCGTATCGGCGCGCCCGGCTCTTCGCGCGCCGTGGCCCAGGCCTGTGGCGCCAACCGCCTGGCGGTGGCAATCCCTTGCCACCGCGTGGTGCGCAGCGATGGCGCCCTGTCTGGCTACCGCTGGGGCGTAGAGCGCAAGCGTACGTTGCTGGAGCGCGAAACACCGGGTTGA
- the modA gene encoding molybdate ABC transporter substrate-binding protein codes for MMIRASRLAPLLAVFALGSAHADEVQVAVAANFTAPIQAIAADFEKDTGHKLIAAYGATGQFYTQIKNGAPFEVFLSADDTTPQKLETEGETVKGSRFTYAVGTLALWSAKEGYVDANGEVLKQNAFKHLSIANPKAAPYGLAATQVLAREGLTDKVRDKLVEGQNITQAYQFVSTGNAELGFVALSQIYKDGKLSSGSAWIVPSALHDPIKQDAVILNKGKDSAAAKALVDYLKGPKAAAVIRSYGYEL; via the coding sequence ATGATGATCCGCGCCTCACGCCTGGCCCCCCTGCTCGCTGTCTTTGCCTTGGGTTCGGCGCATGCCGATGAGGTGCAGGTAGCCGTTGCCGCCAACTTTACCGCGCCGATCCAGGCCATTGCCGCCGACTTCGAGAAAGACACCGGCCATAAGCTGATCGCGGCGTACGGCGCTACCGGGCAGTTCTATACCCAGATCAAGAATGGCGCGCCGTTCGAAGTGTTCCTCAGTGCCGACGACACCACCCCGCAAAAACTCGAAACCGAAGGCGAGACCGTCAAGGGCTCGCGCTTTACCTACGCGGTGGGCACCCTGGCCCTGTGGTCGGCCAAGGAAGGTTACGTGGATGCCAACGGCGAAGTGCTCAAGCAGAACGCCTTCAAGCACCTCTCCATCGCCAACCCGAAAGCCGCGCCGTACGGCCTGGCCGCCACCCAAGTGCTGGCCAGGGAAGGCTTGACCGACAAGGTCAGGGACAAGCTCGTCGAAGGCCAGAACATCACCCAGGCCTATCAGTTCGTATCCACCGGCAACGCCGAATTGGGCTTCGTGGCGTTGTCGCAGATCTACAAGGACGGCAAGCTTTCCAGCGGTTCGGCGTGGATCGTACCGTCGGCGCTGCATGATCCGATCAAACAGGACGCCGTGATTCTCAACAAAGGCAAGGACAGCGCTGCGGCCAAGGCTCTGGTCGATTACCTGAAAGGGCCGAAGGCCGCTGCGGTGATCAGGTCCTACGGTTACGAGCTGTAA
- the alkB gene encoding DNA oxidative demethylase AlkB: MPGTTADLFSADALQQPARREQIGEESYVLRGFALPWIERLLPELRRVLAQSPFRQMVTPGGFTMSAALSSCGALGWTTDAAGYRYSPLDPRSQQPWPQMPDALRELAIAAATAAGFSDFSPDACLINRYVPAAKMSLHQDKNERRYDAPVVSVSLGLPAIFLFGGHQRSDKAQKISLFHGDVVVWGGVDRLRYHGVMPIQEGVHPVMGPQRINLTFRTAG; encoded by the coding sequence ATGCCGGGCACTACTGCTGATCTGTTCTCCGCTGACGCACTGCAACAGCCGGCAAGGCGCGAACAGATAGGCGAAGAGTCCTACGTTCTGAGGGGCTTCGCCCTGCCCTGGATTGAGCGTTTACTGCCTGAGTTGCGCCGCGTCCTGGCCCAATCGCCGTTTCGGCAGATGGTCACGCCCGGCGGCTTTACCATGTCGGCCGCGCTGAGCAGTTGCGGCGCGCTGGGCTGGACGACCGACGCGGCAGGCTATCGCTACAGTCCCCTTGATCCGCGTAGCCAGCAACCTTGGCCGCAGATGCCGGACGCGTTACGCGAATTGGCCATCGCTGCGGCAACCGCTGCAGGTTTCAGCGATTTCTCGCCGGACGCCTGCCTGATCAACCGCTATGTGCCCGCCGCGAAAATGTCTTTGCACCAGGACAAGAACGAGCGGCGCTACGACGCGCCAGTGGTCTCGGTGTCCCTCGGCCTGCCGGCGATCTTCCTGTTCGGCGGCCACCAGCGCAGTGACAAGGCGCAAAAAATTTCGCTGTTCCACGGTGATGTGGTGGTCTGGGGCGGTGTGGATCGCCTGCGCTACCATGGGGTAATGCCCATTCAGGAAGGCGTGCACCCGGTCATGGGGCCGCAACGCATCAACTTGACCTTTCGCACCGCCGGCTGA
- the gorA gene encoding glutathione-disulfide reductase: MAYDFDLYVIGAGSGGVRAARFAAGFGAKVAVAESRYLGGTCVNVGCVPKKLLVYGAHFAEDFEQASGFGWSLGESNFDWATLIANKDREINRLNGIYRNLLVNSGVTLHEGHARLVDPHQVEINGERFTAKHILIATGGWPQIPEIPGREHAIGSNEAFFLKELPKRVLVVGGGYIAVEFAGIFHGLGAQTSLLYRGDLFLRGFDGAVRKHLQEELTKRGLDLQFNADIERIDKQADGSLKATLKDGRVLEADCVFYATGRRPMLDNLGLENTGVTLDERGFVSVDELYQTAEPSILAIGDVIGRVQLTPVALAEGMAVARRLFKPEQYRPVDYAMIPTAVFSLPNIGTVGLTEEEAKKNGHKVQIFESRFRPMKLTLTDCQEKTLMKLVVDADTDKVLGCHMVGPDAGEIVQGLAIALKAGATKQHFDETIGVHPTAAEEFVTMRTPVSS; the protein is encoded by the coding sequence ATGGCCTACGATTTTGACCTGTATGTAATTGGCGCCGGTTCCGGCGGTGTTCGGGCGGCGCGCTTTGCCGCAGGCTTTGGTGCCAAGGTGGCCGTGGCGGAAAGCCGCTACCTGGGCGGTACCTGTGTGAACGTCGGCTGCGTGCCGAAGAAGTTGCTGGTGTACGGCGCGCATTTTGCCGAAGACTTCGAGCAGGCCAGCGGATTTGGCTGGTCGTTGGGCGAGTCGAATTTCGACTGGGCAACCTTGATCGCCAACAAAGACCGCGAGATCAACCGTCTTAACGGCATCTATCGCAACCTGCTGGTCAACAGCGGCGTGACCCTGCACGAAGGGCATGCGCGCCTGGTGGATCCTCATCAGGTAGAAATCAACGGCGAGCGCTTCACCGCCAAACATATCCTGATCGCCACTGGCGGCTGGCCGCAGATCCCCGAGATTCCAGGGCGGGAACACGCCATCGGCTCAAACGAGGCGTTCTTTCTCAAAGAGTTGCCCAAGCGCGTGCTGGTGGTGGGCGGTGGTTACATTGCCGTTGAGTTCGCGGGTATTTTCCATGGCCTGGGCGCGCAAACTTCCTTGCTGTATCGCGGTGACCTGTTCCTGCGCGGGTTCGATGGCGCGGTGCGCAAGCATTTGCAGGAAGAGCTGACCAAGCGTGGCCTGGACCTGCAATTCAACGCCGATATCGAACGCATCGACAAGCAAGCCGATGGGAGCCTCAAGGCCACGTTGAAAGATGGTCGTGTGCTGGAAGCCGACTGCGTGTTCTACGCCACTGGCCGCCGTCCAATGCTGGACAACCTGGGATTGGAAAATACCGGCGTCACCCTCGACGAACGCGGCTTTGTCAGCGTGGATGAGTTGTACCAGACCGCCGAGCCGTCGATCCTGGCTATCGGTGATGTGATCGGCCGCGTGCAACTGACCCCGGTGGCCCTGGCCGAGGGCATGGCGGTGGCGCGTCGTCTGTTCAAGCCCGAGCAGTATCGCCCCGTGGATTACGCGATGATCCCGACCGCAGTGTTCAGCCTGCCCAATATCGGCACGGTCGGCCTCACGGAGGAAGAGGCGAAGAAGAATGGCCACAAGGTACAGATCTTCGAAAGCCGTTTCCGGCCGATGAAGCTGACCCTGACGGACTGCCAGGAAAAGACCCTGATGAAGCTGGTGGTCGACGCCGACACCGACAAGGTGCTGGGCTGCCACATGGTGGGGCCAGACGCCGGTGAAATCGTGCAGGGCCTGGCGATCGCGCTCAAGGCTGGCGCGACCAAGCAGCATTTTGACGAGACCATTGGCGTGCATCCTACGGCGGCGGAAGAGTTCGTCACCATGCGCACGCCTGTGTCGAGCTGA